From one Streptococcus oralis genomic stretch:
- the speE gene encoding polyamine aminopropyltransferase has translation MDLWFSEVHTPDVKLSLRTAKQLYAGKSEWQDIEVLDTPAFGKILILNGHVLFSDADDFVYNEMTVHVPMAVHPNPKKVLVIGGGDGGVAQVLTLYPELEQIDIVEPDEMLVEVCREYFPDFAAGLDDPRVTIYYQNGLRFLRNCEDDYDIIINDATDPFGHTEGLFTKEFYGNSYRALKEDGIMIYQHGSPFFDEDESACRSMHRKVNQAFPISRVYQAHIPTSPAGYWLFGFASKKYHPVKDFDKEGWKKRQLFTEYYTANLHVGAFMLPKYVEDILEEEEGKK, from the coding sequence ATGGATTTATGGTTTTCTGAAGTTCATACTCCAGATGTGAAATTGTCCCTGAGAACAGCCAAGCAACTCTACGCTGGTAAGAGTGAATGGCAGGATATCGAAGTATTAGATACGCCAGCTTTTGGGAAAATACTGATTTTAAATGGGCACGTCTTGTTTTCAGATGCGGATGATTTTGTCTACAATGAAATGACCGTCCACGTACCCATGGCTGTCCATCCTAATCCTAAGAAAGTATTGGTTATTGGGGGTGGCGACGGCGGTGTTGCCCAAGTTTTGACACTGTATCCAGAATTGGAACAAATCGATATCGTTGAACCAGATGAAATGCTGGTTGAGGTTTGTCGTGAATATTTCCCAGATTTTGCTGCTGGATTAGATGACCCTCGTGTTACCATTTACTATCAAAATGGACTGAGATTTTTACGAAACTGTGAGGATGATTACGATATCATTATCAACGATGCGACAGATCCATTTGGACATACGGAAGGGCTCTTTACTAAGGAATTTTACGGAAACAGTTACAGAGCCTTGAAAGAGGACGGAATCATGATCTATCAGCATGGGAGTCCCTTCTTTGACGAGGATGAGTCAGCTTGCCGAAGCATGCACCGCAAGGTCAATCAAGCCTTTCCAATCAGTCGGGTCTATCAGGCGCATATCCCAACCAGTCCAGCTGGCTATTGGTTGTTTGGATTTGCATCGAAAAAATACCATCCTGTTAAAGATTTTGACAAGGAAGGCTGGAAAAAACGCCAGCTTTTCACAGAATACTACACTGCAAACTTACACGTGGGAGCCTTTATGTTGCCCAAGTATGTTGAGGACATTTTAGAAGAAGAGGAAGGGAAAAAATGA